In Procambarus clarkii isolate CNS0578487 chromosome 25, FALCON_Pclarkii_2.0, whole genome shotgun sequence, the following proteins share a genomic window:
- the LOC138368429 gene encoding uncharacterized protein, whose translation MWWIRVLRSMSMVVADVHVPADDDDSAYDLPPVLSSAEGSPQSPQAEGKNRKATTRSVGKNREAGTQAAGKNREAGTQAAGKNREAATQAAGKNREAATLAVGKNREAATQAAGKNREATTQAVGKNREAARQAVGKNREAATQAVGKNREAATQAVGKNREAAPQAAGKNREAAPQAVGKNREAATQAAGKNREAAPQAVGKNREAATQAVGKNREAATQAVGKNREAAPQAVGKNREAAPQAVGKNREAATQAVGKNREAATQAVGKNREAAPQAVGKNREAATQAVGKNREAATQAVGKNREAATQAVGKNREAATQAVGKNREAATQAVGKNREAATQAVGKNREAAPQAVGKNREAATQAVGKNREAATQAVGKNREAAPQAVGKNRESATQAVGKNREAATQAVGKNREAAPQAVGKNREAATQAVGKNMEAATQAVGKNREAAPQAEGKNREAATQAVGKNREAATQAVGKNREATTQAVGKNREAATQAAGKNREAGTQAVGKNREAGTQAAGKNREAGTQAAGKNREAATQAVGKNREAATQAVGKNREAATQAVGKNREATTQAVGKNREATTQAEGKNREAATQAVGKNREAATQAVGKNREATQQNSIKHLRRVLDQSHCGSYARLHAAESNRKINQTINQTIIQEASWSETKVVVTRNHLKSLQQQPSTSQINFRQNSFPGNFWLASGILLHSDTVLDDSDTVLDDSDTVLDDSDTVLDDSDTVLDDSDTVLDDSDTVLDDSDTVLDDSDTVLDDSDTVLDDSDTVLDDSDTVLDDSDTVLDDSDNNVKAGETADLESVQRALTARIHSVKYLNYWDRLKSLNLCSVQQAS comes from the exons ATGTGGTGGATTCGGGTGCTTCGTTCTATGTCGAtggtggttgctgacgtccatgtgcctgctgatgacGACGATTCTGcttatgatttacctcctgttctttcttctgcagaaggttctccgcagt CACCACAAGCGGAGGGCAAGAACAGGAAAGCAACAACACGATCAGTGGGCAAGAACAGGGAAGCAGGAACACAAGCAGCGGGCAAGAACAGGGAAGCAGGAACACAAGCAGCGGGCAAGAACAGGGAAGCAGCAACACAAGCGGCGGGCAAGAACAGGGAAGCAGCAACACTAGCAGTGGGCAAGAACAGGGAAGCAGCAACACAAGCAGCGGGCAAGAACAGGGAAGCAACAACACAAGCAGTGGGCAAGAACAGGGAAGCAGCACGACAAGCAGTGGGCAAGaacagggaggcagcaacacaagcagtgggcaagaacagggaggcagcaacacaagcagtGGGCAAGAACAGGGAGGCAGCACCACAAGCAGCGGGCAAGAACAGGGAAGCAGCACCACAAGCAGTGGGCAAGaacagggaggcagcaacacaagcagcGGGCAAGAACAGGGAGGCAGCACCACAAGCAGTGGGCAAGaacagggaggcagcaacacaagcagtgggcaagaacagggaggcagcaacacaagcagtGGGCAAGAACAGGGAGGCAGCACCACAAGCAGTGGGCAAGAACAGGGAGGCAGCACCACAAGCAGTGGGCAAGaacagggaggcagcaacacaagcagtgggcaagaacagggaggcagcaacacaagcagtGGGCAAGAACAGGGAGGCAGCACCACAAGCAGTGGGCAAGaacagggaggcagcaacacaagcagtAGGCAAGAACAGGGAAGCAGCAACACAAGCAGTGGGCAAGaacagggaggcagcaacacaagcagtgggcaagaacagggaggcagcaacacaagcagtGGGCAAGAACAGGGAAGCAGCAACACAAGCAGTGGGCAAGAACAGGGAAGCAGCAACACAAGCAGTGGGCAAGAACAGGGAGGCAGCACCACAAGCAGTGGGCAAGaacagggaggcagcaacacaagcagtgggcaagaacagggaggcagcaacacaagcagtGGGCAAGAACAGGGAGGCAGCACCACAAGCAGTGGGCAAGAACAGGGAATCAGCAACACAAGCAGTGGGCAAGAACAGGGAAGCAGCAACACAAGCAGTGGGCAAGAACAGGGAGGCAGCACCACAAGCAGTGGGCAAGaacagggaggcagcaacacaagcagtgggcaagaacatggaggcagcaacacaagcagtGGGCAAGAACAGGGAGGCAGCACCACAAGCGGAGGGCAAGaacagggaggcagcaacacaagcagtgggcaagaacagggaggcagcaacacaagcagtGGGCAAGAACAGGGAAGCAACAACACAAGCAGTGGGCAAGAACAGGGAAGCAGCAACACAAGCAGCGGGCAAGAACAGGGAAGCAGGAACACAAGCAGTGGGCAAGAACAGGGAAGCAGGAACACAAGCAGCGGGCAAGAACAGGGAAGCAGGAACACAAGCAGCGGGCAAGAACAGGGAAGCAGCAACACAAGCAGTGGGCAAGaacagggaggcagcaacacaagcagtGGGCAAGAACAGGGAAGCAGCAACACAAGCAGTGGGCAAGAACAGGGAAGCAACAACACAAGCAGTGGGCAAGAACAGGGAAGCAACAACACAAGCGGAGGGCAAGAACAGGGAAGCAGCAACACAAGCGGTGGGCAAGAACAGGGAAGCAGCAACACAAGCAGTGGGCAAGAACAGGGAAGCAACTCAACAG AACTCGATAAAACACCTCCGTAGAGTACTTGATCAATCACACTGTGGTTCCTACGCTAGACTACATGCTGCAGAGTCCAACAGGAAAATTAACCAGACCATTAACCAGACCATCATCCAGGAGGCATCATGGTCTGAGACCAAGGTTGTGGTTactcgaaaccatctcaag AGCTTGCAGCAACAGCCTTCAACTTCTCAGATTAACTTCCGTCAGAATAGTTTCCCTGGAAACTTTTGGCTCGCG agtggaatactgttgcacagtGACACTGTGCTGGATGACAGTGACACTGTGCTGGATGACAGTGACACTGTGCTGGATGACAGTGACACTGTGCTGGATGACAGTGACACTGTGCTGGATGACAGTGACACTGTGCTGGATGACAGTGACACTGTGCTGGATGACAGTGACACTGTGCTGGATGACAGTGACACTGTGCTGGATGACAGTGACACTGTGCTGGATGACAGTGACACTGTGCTGGATGACAGTGACACTGTGCTGGATGACAGTGACACTGTGCTGGATGACAGTGACAACAATGtcaaagctggagaaactgctgacctggagagcgtacaGAGAGCCttgactgctagaatccactcggtaaaatatctaaactactgggaccgactaaagagtctaAATCTGTGTTCTGTACAGCAGGCAAGTTAA